In the genome of Rhodanobacter soli, the window GAACTTCTTCTGGGGCAGTTTCGACCTGGCGGTAACGCGCTTCTCCGGTCGTCGCGCGCCGCCACGCGAGGGGCCGGCATTCGAGCGCGACGCGTACTCGCACGAAGTCATCAGCCACGGCTTCTGGCCCGGCAGCGGAGCCTTGCTTGAACCTGCTTTCTACGCGTACGCCGCGCCGGAACCACCGGGATTGAAGGAGGCGCGCGTGCAGCCGCAGCCCGCCTATTATCATCGCGAGCTCAACGAGTTCATCCTGCCCTACGACGCGGTCCGGCAAGCCGAGGCGCCGGACGAAATGATCCACGCCTTCATCGACAGCACCTACGCACGCGCCGCCGACCTGGCCAAGTGGGATCGAAACGCGCTCGATCGCCGCGCCATGGCGTAGAGCACACGGACCGTTCTGAAAACAGAAGGGCTCAGAGTGGCCATCCACCTGAGCGCCTCATGCAAGGTTTGCGCGCGGCCACGTTCACCAGGGCCTCCTCACACTGCCATCGGTGATGTCCGCCTGATATGCCTGCGCCGGAGCAGATCAAGGTTCGGGTCAGCCGTTGTTGGTCGCCCCCGCTATCACTGGCAACAGCACGGCGCTGCGCCCAGCGGCCCCGTGCTCGATCGTCACCGTCGCCTTGCGGTAGTCGGCCGGCTTGGCGAAGAGGATGTTGGGCACGTAGCTCTGCGGGTTGCGGTCGTAGAGCGGGAACAGGCTGGACTGGATCTGCACCATGATCCGGTGGCCAGGCTTGAACTCGTAGTTCACGGTCGGCAGGCGGAACTTGTATTCCTGCACCTGGTTCGCCGGGATCGGTGACGGGTCGGAGAAGCTCTTGCGATAGCGCCCGCGGAAGATGTCGAGCGAGACCGGCAGCTGGTAGCCGCCCATCGTGGGGTCGCTCGGATCGGTGCCGGGATAGACGTCGATCAGCTTGACCACGAAGTCGCCGTCGGTGCCGGTGGTGCTGGCGAAGAGGTCGGCGATCGGCGCGCCCTGGACCGTCACGGCCTTGGTCAGCACCGGCGTGGCATAGGTGAGCACGTCGGGCCGGTCCGCCACGAAGCGCTGGTCGTGGACCAGCCAGGTGCGCCAGCGGTCGTTCTTCTGCGGAATCGGGCGCGGCAGGTAGGGCACCGGCTTGGCCGGATCGGAGACGTAGCTGTCGCTGCCGTCGGCCGGCTGCTGGAGGCCGAGGCCCATGTCCGCCTGCAGGTAGAGCGGGGTGAGCGACTGCTCGCTGGCCGGCTTCCAGTTCGCGAAGCTGTCCCAGTGCTGCCCGACCGCGTTGTAGATCATCGCCTCGGGCAGCGGCTTGGGCAGCGGGGTGCCGCGCAGGTAGTGGTTGAACCAGGGGATCATCACCTGCTGGCGGAACTGTGCGGTGGTGTTGCCCGGCCACTTGAGCGGTCCCATGTTCCAGCCGTCGCGGTTGATCTGGCTGTGCCACCAGGGGCCCATCACGAGATGGTTGTTGGCGCCGTGCCCGGCTTTCTTGAGCGCTTCCCAGGCATGCACGGCGCCGTAGATGTCTTCCTGGTCCCACAGGCCCTGCAGCCACATCGTGGGCACGCTGGAGGGATGCGCGACGAGCAGCTTGTCGAGCGCCTGCAGTTGCCAGAAGGCGTCGTAGGCCGGGTGCGCGGCGAAGCGGTTCCACCAGGGCAGCTGCTTGAAGCCGTTGGCCTCGGCATAGGCGCCGGCCGAGCCCGCGTCGAGGAAATTGGTGTAGTCGTCGTAGCTCTCGCGCGGGATGTTCTCGCCCTCGCCCTTCTTGCTCGTCTGGCCGCTGAAGTAGTCGAGGTTCACCTGGCGCAGGGCGCCGTAGTGGTACCAGTCGTCACCCATCCAGCCGTCGATCATCGGGCTTTCCGGCGCCGCGACCTTCAGCGCGGGGTGCGGGTGGAGCAGGGCCATGGCGACCGTCCAGCCGTCGTAGGACGAACCGATCATGCCGACCTTGCCGTTCGATTCCTTGGTGTTTTTCACCAGCCAGTCGATCGTGTCCCACGCATCGGTGGTGTCGTCGGTGGTGGTCGGGTTGAGCGGCCCCATCGGCGGGCGCGTCATGATGTAGTTGCCTTCCGAGCCGTATTTGCCGCGCACGTCCTGCCAGACCAGGATGTAGCTGCCGTCAGCCCAGTCCTTGTCGCCCGACCACACCGCGTCGGCCATGTGCGGACTGTTGTCGGGCATCATGCCGCTGGCCTTGTAAGGCGTGCGTTCGAGCAGCATCGG includes:
- a CDS encoding CocE/NonD family hydrolase → MKKTTLGAALVSLACLLSAAAFAMPPTGQESAKVTPDMIQTGSDIPTDWKQPQGNFDYIKRDVMIPMRDGVKLHTVVLIPKGAHDLPMLLERTPYKASGMMPDNSPHMADAVWSGDKDWADGSYILVWQDVRGKYGSEGNYIMTRPPMGPLNPTTTDDTTDAWDTIDWLVKNTKESNGKVGMIGSSYDGWTVAMALLHPHPALKVAAPESPMIDGWMGDDWYHYGALRQVNLDYFSGQTSKKGEGENIPRESYDDYTNFLDAGSAGAYAEANGFKQLPWWNRFAAHPAYDAFWQLQALDKLLVAHPSSVPTMWLQGLWDQEDIYGAVHAWEALKKAGHGANNHLVMGPWWHSQINRDGWNMGPLKWPGNTTAQFRQQVMIPWFNHYLRGTPLPKPLPEAMIYNAVGQHWDSFANWKPASEQSLTPLYLQADMGLGLQQPADGSDSYVSDPAKPVPYLPRPIPQKNDRWRTWLVHDQRFVADRPDVLTYATPVLTKAVTVQGAPIADLFASTTGTDGDFVVKLIDVYPGTDPSDPTMGGYQLPVSLDIFRGRYRKSFSDPSPIPANQVQEYKFRLPTVNYEFKPGHRIMVQIQSSLFPLYDRNPQSYVPNILFAKPADYRKATVTIEHGAAGRSAVLLPVIAGATNNG